The Thermosulfurimonas sp. F29 genome includes a window with the following:
- the rpsK gene encoding 30S ribosomal protein S11: MARKGRKKKRVKKNVPEGIAHIHATFNNTIVTITDRQGNTIAWASGGTEGFKGTRKGTPYAAQLAAQAAAKKAMEQGMKKVWVYIKGPGPGREAALRALQAAGLKITFIRDVTPIPHDGCRPPKRRRV, from the coding sequence ATGGCGCGTAAAGGACGGAAGAAGAAACGGGTTAAAAAGAATGTCCCGGAAGGGATCGCGCATATTCACGCCACCTTTAACAATACTATCGTGACCATTACCGACCGGCAGGGCAACACCATTGCCTGGGCCAGCGGGGGTACCGAGGGGTTCAAGGGCACCCGGAAGGGGACTCCTTATGCGGCTCAGCTTGCGGCTCAGGCCGCGGCCAAGAAGGCCATGGAACAGGGGATGAAGAAGGTCTGGGTCTACATCAAGGGGCCCGGGCCCGGTCGGGAGGCGGCCCTGCGGGCCCTTCAGGCCGCGGGTCTCAAGATTACCTTCATTCGGGATGTGACTCCCATTCCCCACGACGGCTGCCGTCCGCCCAAGAGACGGCGGGTATAA
- a CDS encoding IS110 family transposase codes for MFYIGIDVAKNSFQFCILHPQKGKLVSKNLPMSSKGFEDFLQTLSAYTPNHIVLESSGRFHLPLLAFLLDQDFRVSLLNPKMVHHFVRFVSANNPSKSDKKDAFLLALFALSNPHLLKPATLPSETKLLARQIQKLKQEIAEAKTQIKHSLAALFPEAEKHFNVFSRAFLEILSRYPSAKRIAKAGWGKIDYILSRLPGRKPSFSAQDLVQVAQNSVGISHKGLEKILQIYIQKIFFLQSMIEKLEKDLQTEIETTMKTQLECLSSIKGISRDLASRFLAEVENIKRFSNAKKLIKYAGTDPVVKQSGKWKVRMNISKQGNPYLRNILFQMAVGTVKWEKTFQHYFRRKYTQFRSYKKAMIAVVNKLIRVIYALSTRNQFFDPSKLAPAGVPHA; via the coding sequence ATGTTCTACATAGGTATCGATGTCGCCAAAAATTCCTTCCAGTTCTGTATCCTTCACCCACAAAAGGGAAAGCTCGTATCCAAAAACCTCCCCATGTCTTCCAAAGGCTTCGAAGACTTCCTCCAAACTCTCTCCGCCTATACCCCAAACCATATCGTCCTTGAATCCTCCGGACGCTTCCACCTCCCTCTCCTCGCCTTCCTCCTGGACCAGGACTTCCGGGTATCCCTCCTCAACCCTAAAATGGTTCATCACTTCGTCCGGTTCGTCTCCGCTAACAACCCCTCTAAGTCCGATAAAAAAGACGCCTTCCTCCTGGCGCTCTTTGCCCTCTCCAATCCCCACCTCCTTAAACCAGCTACCCTCCCCTCCGAAACCAAACTCCTGGCCCGACAAATCCAAAAACTCAAACAGGAAATCGCCGAGGCCAAAACCCAAATCAAACACTCCCTCGCCGCCCTTTTCCCCGAAGCCGAAAAACACTTCAATGTCTTCTCTCGGGCCTTCCTTGAAATCCTCAGCCGCTACCCCTCCGCTAAAAGAATTGCCAAAGCCGGTTGGGGAAAAATAGACTATATCCTCTCCCGACTGCCGGGCCGTAAACCTTCCTTCTCCGCTCAAGACCTCGTGCAGGTGGCCCAAAACTCGGTGGGGATCTCTCATAAAGGCCTGGAAAAAATCCTCCAAATTTACATCCAAAAGATCTTCTTCCTCCAATCCATGATCGAAAAACTGGAAAAAGACCTCCAGACGGAGATCGAAACTACCATGAAAACTCAGCTGGAATGCCTCTCCTCCATAAAAGGCATCTCCCGCGACCTCGCCTCCAGGTTCCTGGCCGAAGTCGAAAACATAAAACGCTTCAGTAACGCCAAAAAACTGATCAAATATGCCGGAACAGATCCCGTGGTCAAACAATCCGGAAAATGGAAGGTCCGTATGAACATCTCCAAACAGGGAAATCCTTACCTTCGAAATATCCTCTTCCAGATGGCCGTAGGAACGGTCAAGTGGGAGAAAACTTTTCAGCATTACTTCCGAAGGAAATACACCCAGTTCAGAAGCTATAAAAAAGCCATGATAGCCGTAGTTAACAAACTGATCCGGGTAATCTATGCCCTCTCTACTCGTAATCAATTCTTCGATCCTTCTAAACTTGCTCCTGCGGGGGTGCCCCATGCCTAG
- the infA gene encoding translation initiation factor IF-1, translated as MPKEDHIQVEGTVVEALPNAMFRVELETGHRVLAHVSGKMRMHYIRILPGDKVIVELSPYDLTRGRIVYRGSKKDRGGR; from the coding sequence ATGCCGAAGGAAGATCACATTCAGGTGGAAGGGACGGTGGTGGAGGCGTTGCCCAACGCCATGTTCAGGGTGGAGCTGGAGACGGGGCACAGGGTTCTGGCTCATGTGTCGGGGAAAATGCGGATGCACTACATCCGGATCCTTCCGGGCGACAAGGTAATCGTGGAGCTTTCGCCCTACGATCTTACCCGGGGGCGTATAGTGTACAGGGGCTCCAAAAAGGACAGGGGAGGTAGGTAA
- a CDS encoding nuclease-related domain-containing protein: protein MIIKDRDSRKRDIRELKKLLSFYNLSPKQRFLIEREIYAIKRGESGEEDSAYYINFYYGDSKNWAVIHDLRIEFNGKAAQIDHILINRFFDIYVLESKNYRYGLRITESGEFEVKYKNYYIGIPSPIEQNKRHIELLSKFIKAQNLLPKRVGIKIQPRFFNYILVSPKAIIRRPKSKKFDFSNVIKADMLATIIEKNTEEINTLDTFKYVFKMSSFSIVEEFAKKLVAYHKPITIDWIKRFGIKDVKRYFCFKCGAMISENEAKFCWNNKKKFKGKAFCFKCQKEFY, encoded by the coding sequence ATGATCATAAAAGATCGTGATTCAAGAAAGAGAGATATTAGAGAATTAAAAAAATTATTGTCTTTTTATAACCTTTCTCCAAAGCAAAGATTTCTCATAGAACGTGAAATATATGCAATTAAAAGAGGAGAATCAGGAGAAGAAGATTCTGCTTATTATATTAATTTTTATTACGGCGACTCTAAAAATTGGGCTGTTATACATGATCTAAGAATAGAATTTAATGGAAAAGCCGCACAGATTGATCATATTCTAATAAATCGCTTTTTCGATATATATGTATTAGAATCAAAAAATTATAGGTACGGCCTTCGAATAACAGAATCAGGAGAATTTGAAGTAAAATATAAGAATTACTATATTGGAATTCCATCTCCAATCGAACAAAATAAGCGTCATATAGAATTACTTTCAAAGTTTATAAAAGCCCAAAATCTTTTACCAAAAAGAGTTGGAATAAAGATACAACCTCGTTTTTTTAATTATATATTAGTATCTCCAAAAGCAATAATTAGGCGTCCCAAATCAAAAAAATTTGATTTTTCCAATGTCATAAAAGCTGATATGTTAGCTACTATTATAGAAAAGAATACTGAAGAAATAAACACTTTAGATACTTTTAAATATGTCTTTAAAATGAGTTCTTTTTCTATAGTAGAAGAATTTGCTAAAAAGCTAGTAGCTTATCATAAACCTATTACTATAGATTGGATAAAAAGATTTGGCATTAAAGATGTAAAAAGATATTTTTGTTTTAAATGCGGTGCAATGATTTCAGAAAATGAGGCCAAATTTTGCTGGAATAATAAAAAGAAATTTAAAGGTAAGGCTTTTTGTTTCAAGTGTCAAAAAGAATTTTATTAA
- a CDS encoding type II toxin-antitoxin system HicA family toxin: MPKLPRLTAVEAEKLLLQAGFKLIRSKGSHRIYMKENKRFVLPFHIGKEKESLI, translated from the coding sequence TTGCCTAAACTGCCAAGATTAACTGCTGTTGAAGCCGAAAAGTTATTATTACAAGCAGGTTTTAAATTGATCAGGAGTAAAGGAAGTCATAGGATTTACATGAAAGAAAACAAACGTTTTGTTTTACCCTTCCATATTGGTAAAGAAAAAGAAAGTTTAATCTAA
- a CDS encoding type II toxin-antitoxin system HicB family antitoxin, with the protein MNMKVTVIIEKDEFGYYAYCPELKGCHTQGDTLDEVLKNIKEAVELYLETLDEEEKRILLNKEILTTSLEVKVA; encoded by the coding sequence ATGAATATGAAAGTTACAGTGATAATAGAAAAAGATGAGTTTGGATATTATGCTTATTGTCCTGAATTAAAAGGCTGTCATACACAGGGAGACACTTTAGACGAGGTTCTAAAAAATATTAAAGAAGCTGTAGAATTATATTTAGAAACTTTGGATGAGGAAGAAAAAAGAATTTTATTAAACAAGGAGATTTTGACTACTTCTTTAGAGGTAAAGGTTGCCTAA
- a CDS encoding adenylate kinase codes for MNIVFLGPPGAGKGTQAKRITERYGIPQISTGDMFREHLSKGTELGKKAKEYMDKGQLVPDEIVLGMVEERLKQPDCEKGFILDGFPRTVPQAEALDEMLAKWGKKIDYAIAIEVPDEELVKRLTGRRTCKNCGMMYHVIFKPPKVEGKCDACGGELYQRADDNEETVRNRLKVYHESTAPLIDYYEKKGVLHRVDGMGSIDEIFERIVKILG; via the coding sequence ATGAACATCGTATTTCTGGGACCGCCGGGTGCCGGTAAGGGGACGCAGGCCAAGCGTATCACGGAGCGCTACGGTATTCCCCAGATTTCCACCGGGGACATGTTCCGGGAGCATCTCTCCAAGGGCACGGAACTCGGCAAGAAGGCCAAGGAATACATGGACAAGGGCCAGCTCGTGCCGGACGAGATCGTGCTCGGGATGGTGGAGGAACGGCTTAAGCAGCCGGATTGCGAGAAGGGCTTTATTCTGGACGGATTTCCGCGCACGGTGCCTCAGGCCGAGGCCCTGGACGAGATGCTCGCCAAGTGGGGGAAGAAGATCGACTACGCCATTGCCATTGAGGTGCCGGACGAGGAGCTGGTGAAGCGGCTCACCGGGCGTCGCACTTGCAAGAATTGCGGTATGATGTATCATGTCATATTCAAACCCCCGAAGGTAGAGGGGAAGTGTGACGCCTGCGGGGGAGAGCTTTATCAGCGGGCGGACGACAACGAGGAAACGGTAAGGAACCGTCTCAAGGTATATCACGAGTCCACGGCTCCCCTGATTGATTATTACGAGAAGAAGGGCGTGCTTCACCGGGTGGACGGAATGGGGAGCATTGACGAGATTTTTGAGCGGATCGTTAAGATTCTGGGATAA
- the rplQ gene encoding 50S ribosomal protein L17, which produces MRHRKRSRRLVTKWEHRISLMRNQVTDLLRYGRITTTLAKAKELRRVADRMITLAKRGDLASRRRALAFIRDKAVVRKLFTELREKYMDRPGGYTRIVRIGPRRGDAAMMAIVELVEEKLQHRRSRKKIERERKAEKEIREALKREEPKPAEETQPAEEASGPREAAPEGTSEAETAATEEAPEKDKTSVSSESGESPESSSEISSEEPHS; this is translated from the coding sequence ATGAGACACCGGAAGAGAAGTCGTCGGCTGGTGACCAAGTGGGAGCATCGCATCTCTTTAATGCGGAACCAGGTGACCGATCTTCTGCGCTACGGACGGATTACCACTACCCTGGCCAAGGCCAAGGAGTTACGCCGGGTGGCGGACCGGATGATCACCCTGGCCAAGCGGGGGGATCTGGCCTCACGCCGGCGGGCGCTGGCCTTCATTCGGGACAAGGCCGTGGTTAGGAAGCTTTTTACGGAGCTGCGGGAGAAGTACATGGATCGTCCCGGGGGCTATACCCGGATCGTGAGGATCGGCCCCCGGCGCGGGGATGCGGCCATGATGGCCATCGTGGAGCTGGTGGAGGAGAAGCTTCAGCACAGGCGTTCCAGGAAAAAGATCGAGCGGGAAAGGAAGGCCGAAAAAGAGATTCGCGAGGCCCTGAAGAGAGAAGAGCCCAAACCTGCGGAGGAAACCCAACCCGCCGAGGAGGCGTCCGGGCCCCGGGAAGCGGCCCCGGAGGGAACTTCCGAGGCCGAAACCGCGGCTACGGAAGAGGCCCCGGAGAAGGACAAGACTTCTGTTTCTTCCGAGTCCGGTGAGAGTCCGGAATCCTCTTCCGAAATCTCTTCCGAGGAGCCCCACTCCTAA
- a CDS encoding type II toxin-antitoxin system YafQ family toxin, which translates to MEISFSSSFKRAFKKRIKRNKELEEIFWKKLEKFIENPFAKELRTHKLTGKLKDLWSFSLEYDLRIIFFFAEDNKVVLIDIGTHEEVY; encoded by the coding sequence ATAGAAATATCATTTAGTTCATCTTTTAAGAGAGCTTTCAAAAAGAGAATAAAAAGAAATAAAGAATTAGAAGAGATATTTTGGAAGAAATTAGAGAAATTTATAGAAAATCCATTTGCTAAAGAGCTTAGAACTCACAAATTAACAGGGAAATTGAAAGATTTATGGAGTTTTAGTTTAGAATATGATTTAAGGATTATATTCTTTTTTGCTGAAGATAATAAAGTTGTTTTGATTGATATAGGAACTCACGAAGAAGTTTATTAA
- a CDS encoding DNA-directed RNA polymerase subunit alpha — MNTLRERIGNIGLIRPEGIKTHRDSRPPYYGKFIIEPFERGFGITIGNALRRILLSSIPGAAITAVRIEGAPHEFTSIPGVLEDVTDIVLNLKGVRFKLKGEGPYVFRLEKKGEGEVKAGDIETDGLAEVVNPDHHIATLNKDGVLSMELQVEMGRGYVPAEFSREKHQIGIIPLDAVFSPIVRANFSVTQTRVGKSSEFDRLVLEVWTDGTIDPGEAIKRAAGILREQLAVFGEERSEPEEIPPEIEKARSTLEEHLNKPIEVLEISSRSLNCLLNAGLRYIGDLVTRTEAEMLRIKNFGRKSLEEIRDRLHEMGLDFGIPIEWQPPEEKEGGKE, encoded by the coding sequence ATGAACACTTTGAGGGAAAGGATAGGCAATATCGGATTGATCAGGCCCGAGGGAATCAAGACCCACAGGGATTCCCGTCCGCCCTATTACGGAAAGTTCATCATAGAGCCCTTTGAGCGGGGATTCGGGATAACCATTGGCAACGCCCTGCGGCGGATCCTGCTTTCCTCCATTCCCGGGGCGGCCATAACGGCGGTGCGCATAGAGGGGGCTCCTCACGAGTTCACCAGCATTCCGGGGGTTCTGGAGGATGTGACGGACATCGTGCTTAACCTCAAAGGGGTTCGATTCAAGCTCAAGGGTGAAGGCCCCTATGTGTTCCGGCTGGAAAAGAAGGGCGAGGGCGAGGTGAAGGCCGGGGACATAGAGACCGACGGGCTGGCTGAGGTGGTGAATCCCGACCATCACATCGCCACTCTGAACAAGGACGGCGTGCTTTCCATGGAGCTTCAGGTGGAGATGGGACGGGGTTATGTGCCCGCGGAGTTTAGTCGGGAGAAACACCAGATCGGGATTATTCCGTTGGACGCGGTCTTCTCGCCCATAGTACGGGCCAACTTTTCGGTGACCCAGACCCGGGTGGGGAAGAGCAGTGAATTCGACCGCCTGGTGCTGGAGGTCTGGACGGACGGGACCATAGATCCCGGGGAGGCGATCAAGCGGGCCGCGGGGATCCTCCGGGAACAGCTTGCCGTTTTCGGGGAAGAGAGGTCCGAGCCGGAGGAGATTCCTCCCGAAATAGAAAAGGCCCGTTCCACCCTGGAGGAACACCTCAACAAGCCCATCGAGGTCCTGGAGATATCCTCCCGGTCGCTCAATTGTCTCCTCAATGCCGGTCTCAGGTATATCGGCGATCTGGTAACCCGTACCGAAGCCGAGATGCTCCGGATCAAGAACTTCGGGCGGAAGTCGCTGGAGGAGATCCGGGATCGTTTGCACGAGATGGGGCTGGATTTCGGTATACCCATAGAATGGCAACCTCCGGAGGAAAAAGAAGGGGGAAAGGAGTAA
- the rpsM gene encoding 30S ribosomal protein S13, which translates to MARVAGVEIPDNKPVEIALTYIYGIGRTSAQKILTKAGVDWFKKTRELSEEELTRIRQIIEKEYKVEGDLRREVAQNIRRLMDIGCYRGLRHKMGLPVRGQRTRSNARTRKGPRPSSLRGRKKK; encoded by the coding sequence GTGGCACGGGTAGCAGGGGTAGAGATTCCGGACAACAAGCCGGTGGAGATCGCGCTGACTTACATTTACGGGATCGGGCGGACCTCGGCGCAGAAGATCCTGACCAAGGCCGGGGTGGACTGGTTCAAGAAGACGCGGGAGCTTTCGGAGGAGGAGCTTACGCGGATCCGGCAGATCATTGAGAAGGAGTACAAGGTGGAGGGCGATCTTCGGCGCGAGGTGGCGCAGAACATTCGGCGCCTCATGGATATCGGTTGCTACCGGGGGTTGCGGCACAAGATGGGGCTTCCGGTGCGCGGGCAGAGGACCCGGTCCAACGCCCGGACGCGGAAGGGACCGCGGCCGTCCTCTCTCAGGGGCCGCAAGAAAAAGTAA
- the rpmJ gene encoding 50S ribosomal protein L36, with the protein MKVSASVKRRCRKCRIIRRRGVVRVICENPRHKQRQG; encoded by the coding sequence ATGAAGGTTTCGGCTTCGGTGAAGAGGCGTTGTCGCAAGTGCCGGATCATTCGGCGCAGGGGTGTGGTGCGGGTGATCTGTGAGAATCCCCGCCACAAACAGCGTCAGGGTTAG
- the rpsD gene encoding 30S ribosomal protein S4 has protein sequence MARYTGPRCRLCRREGMKLFLKGERCYTDKCAFERRSYPPGQHGQAQLRVKLSDYGIRLREKQKVKRMYGVSEKQFRRYFEKATRMKGQAGHNLLQLLERRLDNVVYRLGFAASRAQARQMVAHGWFKVDGRTVDIPSYLVDPGEVIELKEKYRNNPQIQENLEAVVRRGVPQWLELDAENFRGVVKALPTREDITMPIQESLIVEFYSR, from the coding sequence TTGGCGAGATACACCGGACCCAGATGTCGTTTGTGCCGACGGGAGGGGATGAAGCTCTTCCTGAAGGGGGAGCGTTGTTATACGGACAAGTGCGCCTTTGAAAGGCGGAGTTATCCCCCGGGACAGCACGGTCAGGCCCAGCTCCGGGTGAAACTTTCGGACTACGGGATTCGGCTTCGGGAGAAACAGAAGGTCAAGCGGATGTACGGAGTTTCGGAAAAGCAGTTCCGGCGCTATTTCGAGAAGGCCACCCGGATGAAGGGGCAGGCCGGTCACAACCTGCTTCAGTTGCTGGAGCGCCGTCTGGACAATGTGGTTTACCGTCTGGGGTTTGCGGCCTCCCGGGCCCAGGCCCGGCAGATGGTGGCCCACGGTTGGTTCAAGGTGGACGGTCGCACCGTGGACATTCCCTCCTACCTGGTGGATCCGGGGGAGGTTATCGAACTCAAGGAGAAGTACCGGAACAATCCCCAGATCCAGGAGAACCTGGAGGCGGTGGTGCGGAGAGGGGTGCCGCAGTGGCTCGAGCTTGACGCGGAAAACTTCCGCGGGGTGGTCAAGGCCCTTCCGACCAGGGAAGACATAACCATGCCCATTCAGGAGAGCCTGATCGTGGAGTTCTACTCCCGCTAA
- a CDS encoding IS1634 family transposase codes for MYIRTKTFKNKDGSTRTYLYIVEGKRVNGKVRQRIVANLGRLEKLKEGQLDKLIEGLARFSRRQWIEACARSLEAKWAKDFGPALIFRRLWEDLKLDRILRKLLSGTEISIDVEEAVFAMVLNRLCDPASKLGVSRWKETVYRPEFERLELHHFYRALDFLADHKDEIEVELFERIKDLFSLELDLVFWDTTSAYFEGRGAEGFCEYGYSKDRRPDRVQVILGLLMTREGMPIGHEVFPGATADVETFWAVLKELRGRFRVRRVILVADRGMVSRKILEEIEALGLEYLVGVRMRKLRAMKEVLGRGGRFRKVKGNLRVKEVWHEGRRYLVCFNPEEAERERAAREEVVRKLEEKLKAGGLKGLIGNRGYRRYLKVKGAEVTIDREVLEEEARYDGKYVLETNTELGVEEAALAYRDLWRVERAFREIKSGLELRPIYHWTEKRIRGHIMVCFLAFVLEVVMMRRLKEAGCKGSYREVMRDLERLKAVEVAVDGKKYLVRTELEGRAYEAFRAVGMRVPGRVLEAGEEEGVVERGGSVPENR; via the coding sequence ATGTATATCCGCACCAAAACCTTCAAAAACAAAGACGGCTCCACCAGGACCTACCTCTATATCGTTGAGGGCAAGCGGGTTAACGGAAAAGTACGCCAGAGGATCGTAGCCAACCTGGGACGGCTGGAAAAACTTAAGGAGGGTCAACTGGACAAGCTGATAGAAGGGCTGGCCAGGTTTTCCCGGAGGCAATGGATAGAGGCTTGTGCCCGATCCCTTGAGGCCAAATGGGCCAAGGATTTCGGTCCGGCGTTGATCTTTAGAAGGCTATGGGAAGATCTTAAGCTTGATAGGATTCTGAGGAAGCTTCTTTCTGGGACGGAAATTTCCATAGATGTGGAAGAAGCGGTTTTTGCCATGGTTTTGAACAGGCTCTGTGACCCGGCCTCGAAGCTTGGGGTTAGCCGATGGAAGGAGACGGTATATCGGCCGGAGTTTGAGAGGCTTGAGCTTCATCATTTTTACCGGGCTCTTGATTTTTTGGCCGATCATAAGGACGAGATTGAGGTAGAGCTTTTCGAGAGGATAAAGGATCTTTTCAGTCTGGAGCTTGATTTGGTGTTTTGGGACACGACGAGCGCGTATTTTGAGGGGAGAGGGGCGGAGGGGTTTTGCGAGTATGGATATTCGAAGGACCGGAGGCCGGACCGTGTGCAGGTGATATTGGGTTTACTTATGACGCGGGAGGGGATGCCGATAGGGCACGAGGTGTTTCCCGGGGCTACGGCGGATGTAGAGACATTTTGGGCGGTGCTTAAGGAGTTGCGGGGTCGGTTTCGGGTGAGGCGGGTGATTTTGGTGGCTGACCGTGGGATGGTGAGCCGGAAGATTTTGGAGGAGATCGAGGCTTTGGGGCTTGAGTATTTGGTGGGGGTGAGGATGCGGAAGCTTAGGGCCATGAAGGAGGTTTTGGGTAGAGGGGGCCGTTTCCGGAAGGTGAAAGGGAATTTGAGGGTAAAAGAGGTCTGGCATGAAGGCAGGCGTTACCTGGTTTGTTTTAATCCGGAGGAGGCGGAGAGGGAGAGGGCTGCGAGGGAGGAGGTGGTAAGGAAGCTTGAGGAGAAGCTTAAGGCGGGTGGTCTTAAGGGGCTTATAGGGAATAGGGGTTATCGTCGATATTTGAAGGTGAAGGGGGCGGAGGTTACGATAGATCGGGAGGTATTGGAGGAGGAGGCGCGGTATGATGGGAAGTATGTGCTTGAGACGAATACGGAGCTTGGGGTGGAGGAGGCGGCGCTGGCGTATAGGGATCTTTGGAGGGTGGAGAGGGCTTTTCGGGAGATCAAGAGTGGTTTGGAGCTGAGGCCTATTTATCACTGGACAGAGAAGCGGATACGGGGCCACATAATGGTTTGCTTTTTGGCCTTTGTGCTGGAGGTGGTGATGATGAGGAGGCTTAAGGAGGCGGGATGTAAGGGGTCTTACAGGGAGGTGATGAGGGATCTTGAGAGGCTCAAGGCGGTGGAGGTTGCGGTTGACGGGAAGAAGTATTTGGTGAGGACGGAGCTTGAGGGGAGGGCGTATGAGGCGTTCAGGGCGGTGGGTATGAGGGTGCCGGGAAGGGTGCTGGAGGCAGGAGAGGAAGAAGGTGTTGTGGAACGTGGAGGTAGTGTGCCCGAAAACCGTTGA
- the map gene encoding type I methionyl aminopeptidase produces MILVRRVSAGSGIKRIKLKAPWEIELLRRANAIVMEVLLRLAEESKPGVSTWDLEVLADTLCRKRGGRPAFKGYRGYPYALCVSVNEEVIHGIPREDKVLREGDIVSYDFGVEYEGYIGDAALTVAVGKVSEVAERLMKVTEEALYLGIEKARVGNRVGDISAAIQRHVEGAGFSVIRDFVGHGVGRSLHEPPEVPNFGRPGKGPRLAAGMVLAIEPMVVTGSPKVKILEDKWTAVTEDGGLAAHFEHSVAITARGPEILSRV; encoded by the coding sequence TTGATTTTAGTGCGGCGGGTAAGCGCGGGTTCGGGAATAAAGAGGATAAAACTCAAGGCCCCCTGGGAAATTGAACTTCTCAGGCGGGCCAATGCTATTGTTATGGAGGTGCTTTTGCGGCTGGCCGAGGAGTCGAAGCCCGGGGTGTCCACCTGGGATCTCGAGGTTCTGGCCGATACCCTTTGTCGCAAGCGGGGTGGGCGGCCGGCCTTTAAGGGATACCGGGGGTATCCCTATGCGCTGTGCGTGTCCGTTAACGAGGAGGTCATTCACGGTATTCCCCGGGAGGACAAGGTCCTCCGGGAGGGGGACATAGTGAGCTACGATTTCGGGGTGGAGTACGAGGGGTACATAGGGGATGCGGCCCTTACGGTGGCGGTGGGGAAGGTCTCGGAGGTGGCGGAAAGACTCATGAAGGTGACGGAGGAAGCCCTTTACCTGGGGATAGAGAAGGCCCGGGTGGGCAACCGGGTGGGGGACATTTCGGCGGCCATTCAGCGCCATGTGGAAGGGGCCGGTTTTTCGGTGATTCGGGACTTCGTGGGGCACGGTGTGGGGCGTTCCCTGCACGAGCCGCCGGAGGTGCCCAACTTTGGGAGACCCGGAAAGGGGCCCCGGCTTGCGGCCGGGATGGTGCTGGCCATCGAGCCCATGGTGGTTACGGGAAGTCCTAAGGTGAAGATCCTTGAAGATAAGTGGACGGCGGTTACGGAGGACGGGGGGCTTGCGGCCCATTTCGAGCACTCGGTGGCCATCACGGCCCGGGGGCCGGAAATTCTTTCCAGGGTTTAG